AGATCCGCGCCGCCTCGCCCGGGCCGATCCGGCCGGCATCGTGCACGCCGGCCGGCAGTTCCGCCACCACGCGCAGCGTCGCCGGCACGGCGGCGACGTCGGCGGCCCGCGCCGCATAGCCGTCCATGGCGGAGACGTCGGTCGGCGGCTTGGTCAGACGGGCCGCCAGGTCCTCGGCCAGCACGCGGCCGACCGCCTCGGCGATGCCGACCTGCTCGACCGCCAGCCGCGGCACATCCGCGGTCAGTCGCGCCAGCGCCTCGTCGACCGACAGCATGCCCGCGTCCTCAGGCCGCGTCGTAGGTGCCGGACTTGCCGCCGGACTTGTGCAGCAGCCGCACGCCCTCGATCCGCATGGCGCGATCGACGGCCTTGCACATGTCGTAGACCGTCAGCGCCGCGATGCCGGCGGCGGTCAGTGCCTCCATCTCCACCCCGGTCCGCCCGGTGGTCTTCGCCGTCGCCCTGATGTGGACGGCCGGCACCGGCGCATCGGCGGTCTCGAACGCGATCTCGACCGCCGCCAGGGGCAGGGGATGGCACAGCGGGATCAGCTCGTGGGTGCGCTTCGCCGCCATGATGCCGGCGATGCGGGCCACGCCGAGCACGTCGCCCTTCGCCGCGGTGCCGCCGCGGATCGCCGCCAGGGTGGCGGGCGCCATCTCGACGCGCGCGGCGGCAACGGCGACGCGCGCGGTCTCGGCCTTGGTGGAGACGTCGACCATGCGCGCCGCGCCGTCGGCGTCGAAATGGGTCAGGCCGCCGCTCATCGCCTTCACTCCGCCGCCGCGCCGGCCGGCGCCGGCAGCAGCATGGCGCGCACCGCCGCCGTCACGTCGGGCTGGCGCATGAAGGATTCGCCGATCAGGAAGCAGCGGGCGCCGACCCGCGCCATGCGGTCGAGGTCGGCGCGACTGCCCAGCCCGCTCTCGCAGACCAGCAGAGCGCCCGACGGCGCCAGCGCAGCCAGCGCCTCCGTCGTTGCAAGATCGACGGACAACATCTTGAGATTGCGATTGTTTATGCCGACCATGCTGGGTTGCAGCCGTGCGGCGCGCGCCATCTCATCCGCGTCGTGGACCTCGACCAGCACGTCCATGCCCCACGCTGCCGCGGCCGCCATCAGCTCGCCGGCGAGGCCGTCGTCGACCGCGGCCATGATGACGAGGATGCAGTCGGCACCGAGCGCCCGCGCCTCAGCAACCTGGTAGGTGTCGACCATGAAGTCCTTGCGCAGCACCGGCAGGTCGACCGCGGCACGGGCGGCGACCAGATAGGAATCGTCACCCTGGAAATAGGGCACGTCGGTCAGCACGGACAGGCAGGCGGCACCGCCGGCGGCATAGGCACGGGCCAGGTCCTCCGGATCGAAATCCTCTCGAATCAATCCCTTGGAGGGCGATGCTTTCTTGATTTCGCAGATCAGACCGTAGCCGCTCGCAGCCTTCTCGGCCAGCCTCGCGCGGAAGCCGCGGACCGGCGCCGCGTGCCGTGCCGCCGCCTCGACCGCGGCCAGCGGCCGCCGGGCCTTGCTGGCTGCCACATGCACGCGCTTGTCGGCGCAAATCTTGTCGAGAACGCTGGCCATGGCCGTCTCAGCCGCCGCGCGAGATGCGCGCCATCTTGTCCAGCGCGGCCGCGGCGGCGCCGGATTCGATCGCGGCGGCGCCCTGGGCCAGGCCATCGGTCAGGTCGACCGCGGCATCGGCGACCACCAGCCCGGCGGCGGCGTTGAGCAGCACGATGTCGCGCAGCGGCCCGGTCTGGCCGGCGAGCAGGGCGCGGATCGCCGCCGCGTTGGTGGCGGCGTCGTCGCCGGCCAGGTCGCTCGGCTGCGCCAGAGGCAGCCCCAGGCTGGTCGGGTCGATCTCGAACTCGGCGATGGTGCCGTCGCGGACTTCGGCGACGCGGCTGGTGCCGCAGGTGGTCAACTCGTCCATGCCGTCGCTGCCGTGCACCACCCAGGCCCGCTCGCAACCCAGGCGGTTCAGCACCTCGGCCATCGGCCGGATCCAGTGGTCGGCATAAACCCCAATCAGCTGCCGGCGCGTGCCCGCCGGGTTGGCCAACGGCCCCAGGATGTTGAAAATAGTTGCCGTACCTAATTCGACCCGGGTCGGGCCGACGTTGCGCATGGCACCGTGATGGCGTTGGGCCAGCATGAACCCGATCCGCGCCTGCTCCAGGCTGCGCGAGAACGCAGCCAGGTCGGCCTCGAGATTGACGCCCAGAGCGGCCAGCACATCGGCAGAGCCCGACTTCGACGACCGCGCCACGTTGCCGTGCTTGGCAACGGTCACCCCGCAACCGGCCAGCACGATGGCCGCTGCGGTGGAGATGTTGTGGGTGCCCTTGACGTCGCCGCCGGTGCCGCAGGTGTCGATCGCGCCGGCCGGTGCCTCGACGGCCAGCGCCTTGGCGCGCATGGCGCGCGCAGCGCCGGTGATCTCGTCGATGGTCTCGCCGCGCACGCGCATGCCCATCAGCAGCGCGCCCATTTGCGATGGCGTGACGTCGCCCGACATCAGCAGGTCGAATGTGTGTTCGGCGTCGCCCTCGCTGAGCGTGCCGCCGGCGGCGATGGTCGCAAGCACGGCCTTGATCGACGGAAGGGTGGGCGTCATCGTCTCGGTCCCCGGTTGTCCTATTGGCGCGCCGCGGCGGCGACGACGGCGAGGTAGTTGCGCAGCAGGTCGTGCCCATGCGCGGTAGCGATGCTTTCCGGGTGGAACTGCAGGCCGTGGATCGGCAGCGTACGGTGCCGGAAGCCCATGATCACCCCATCGTCGGACCAGGCGTTGACCTCCAGGCACGCCGGCAGATCCTCGCGCGCGACCATCAGGGAATGA
This Alphaproteobacteria bacterium DNA region includes the following protein-coding sequences:
- the trpC gene encoding indole-3-glycerol phosphate synthase TrpC, encoding MASVLDKICADKRVHVAASKARRPLAAVEAAARHAAPVRGFRARLAEKAASGYGLICEIKKASPSKGLIREDFDPEDLARAYAAGGAACLSVLTDVPYFQGDDSYLVAARAAVDLPVLRKDFMVDTYQVAEARALGADCILVIMAAVDDGLAGELMAAAAAWGMDVLVEVHDADEMARAARLQPSMVGINNRNLKMLSVDLATTEALAALAPSGALLVCESGLGSRADLDRMARVGARCFLIGESFMRQPDVTAAVRAMLLPAPAGAAAE
- the trpD gene encoding anthranilate phosphoribosyltransferase, whose translation is MTPTLPSIKAVLATIAAGGTLSEGDAEHTFDLLMSGDVTPSQMGALLMGMRVRGETIDEITGAARAMRAKALAVEAPAGAIDTCGTGGDVKGTHNISTAAAIVLAGCGVTVAKHGNVARSSKSGSADVLAALGVNLEADLAAFSRSLEQARIGFMLAQRHHGAMRNVGPTRVELGTATIFNILGPLANPAGTRRQLIGVYADHWIRPMAEVLNRLGCERAWVVHGSDGMDELTTCGTSRVAEVRDGTIAEFEIDPTSLGLPLAQPSDLAGDDAATNAAAIRALLAGQTGPLRDIVLLNAAAGLVVADAAVDLTDGLAQGAAAIESGAAAAALDKMARISRGG
- the moaC gene encoding cyclic pyranopterin monophosphate synthase MoaC; protein product: MSGGLTHFDADGAARMVDVSTKAETARVAVAAARVEMAPATLAAIRGGTAAKGDVLGVARIAGIMAAKRTHELIPLCHPLPLAAVEIAFETADAPVPAVHIRATAKTTGRTGVEMEALTAAGIAALTVYDMCKAVDRAMRIEGVRLLHKSGGKSGTYDAA